Proteins co-encoded in one Pseudarthrobacter chlorophenolicus A6 genomic window:
- a CDS encoding dynamin family protein produces the protein MTADTVAGASGLVRDALDVYADDPAAVALLQGYGQRLAEPLRIAIAGMVKAGKSTLLNAIIGEEIAPTDTGECTRIVTWYRYGRTPRIMLHPRDGEPRPLPIKRVDGRLVFVLGDVRAEDAERLDVEWPSPMLRTMTLIDTPGIASLSEDVSALATGFLTPADAPSQADAIVYLMRHMHASDLRFLESFKDTETGRSGTVNALAVLSRADEVGAGRIDSLLSAGDIAERYRRDHNLRKLALGVVPVAGLLAQTARSLRQQDFASLQLLAGLDRAAREKMMLSADRFLRGSEPERLTPEARASLLGRFGLFGIRLAVVLIRNGFNEPTPLAHELARRSGLDPLLELLDRQFQARAGALKARTALVGVEALLRSSPRDGTEELAGSLERLQANAHEFRELRLLATLRTTGVSLKPDAAADAERLVGGLGAATNVRLGLEAAATPDELSDEARRCLLRWRALAENPLTERSAIDACRVVIRSCEGVLAESSALQRQRTA, from the coding sequence ATGACTGCGGATACCGTTGCCGGTGCCTCGGGCTTGGTCCGGGACGCCCTGGATGTCTACGCCGACGACCCCGCTGCAGTTGCCCTGCTGCAGGGGTACGGGCAGCGGCTGGCGGAGCCACTCCGCATTGCCATTGCCGGGATGGTCAAGGCCGGCAAGTCCACGCTGCTGAACGCCATCATCGGCGAGGAAATCGCGCCCACCGACACCGGCGAGTGCACCCGGATCGTCACGTGGTACCGGTATGGCCGGACGCCCAGGATCATGCTTCATCCGCGGGACGGCGAACCCCGGCCGCTGCCGATCAAAAGGGTGGACGGGCGGCTGGTCTTCGTCCTGGGTGACGTCCGCGCCGAAGACGCCGAGCGGCTGGACGTCGAATGGCCCTCTCCCATGCTGCGGACCATGACGCTGATCGATACCCCCGGCATCGCCTCGCTTTCGGAGGACGTGTCCGCCCTCGCCACCGGGTTCCTGACTCCGGCGGACGCACCGTCGCAGGCTGACGCGATCGTATACCTGATGCGGCATATGCATGCGTCGGACCTGCGGTTCCTGGAATCGTTCAAGGACACTGAAACGGGCAGGTCCGGCACCGTCAATGCGCTGGCTGTGCTGTCCCGGGCCGACGAGGTGGGCGCGGGCCGCATTGATTCGCTGCTCTCCGCGGGCGATATCGCCGAACGGTACCGGCGCGACCACAACCTCCGGAAGCTCGCACTGGGCGTGGTGCCGGTGGCGGGCCTGCTGGCCCAAACCGCCCGAAGCCTCCGGCAACAGGACTTCGCCTCGCTGCAGCTGCTGGCAGGGCTGGACCGCGCCGCCCGCGAGAAGATGATGCTCTCGGCGGACCGGTTCCTCCGCGGCTCCGAACCGGAACGGCTGACCCCGGAGGCCCGCGCTTCGCTGCTTGGCAGGTTCGGACTGTTCGGCATCAGGCTGGCTGTGGTCCTCATCCGCAACGGCTTCAATGAACCCACGCCCCTGGCCCACGAACTTGCCCGGCGCAGCGGCCTGGATCCGTTGCTGGAACTGCTGGATCGGCAGTTCCAGGCCCGGGCCGGGGCCCTCAAGGCGCGGACGGCGCTGGTGGGGGTCGAGGCGCTCCTGCGGTCCAGTCCGCGTGACGGGACGGAGGAACTCGCCGGCTCCCTCGAGCGGCTGCAGGCCAATGCCCACGAATTCCGCGAACTGCGGCTGCTGGCCACCCTGCGCACCACCGGTGTTTCCCTGAAACCCGATGCTGCCGCTGATGCCGAACGCCTCGTCGGGGGTCTGGGTGCCGCCACCAACGTGAGGCTGGGCCTTGAGGCGGCAGCCACGCCGGATGAGCTCTCCGACGAGGCCCGGCGGTGCCTGCTGCGGTGGCGGGCGCTTGCCGAGAATCCGCTTACGGAACGCTCGGCCATCGACGCCTGCCGAGTGGTGATCCGCAGTTGCGAGGGCGTCCTGGCGGAATCGTCCGCGCTTCAGCGGCAGCGAACCGCCTAG
- a CDS encoding dynamin family protein has product MTAGQLIKLVEHGLQLAQTADRADLRKRLEQAAGRLRDPSVRVIVVGEFKQGKSKLINALVNAPVCPVDDDIATSVPTVVRHGEPASAAILVPKADSDGGEEGSVERQPIPIEDIAAYVSEQGNPGNSKKLVAAEVYLPRKILTGGLTVIDSPGVGGMGSSHTLTTLTALPTADAMLLVSDASQEYTEPELRFLRQAMRITPSVVGVLSKTDLYPDWRRVADMDRSRLDTVAPDIPLFPVSSDLRLEASRLQDAELNSESGFPALVRHLRSEIVGKSERLQRRHVSQDLLSVTENLRLSLQSELDALENPAGTPQMIAGLELAKTEADDLRKRSARWQITLSDGISDLIADMEYDLRDRLRRIQREAETAIDQGDPGPTWNEFSKWLEECSAAAISDTFVWTSERAHWLASQVAEHFAADEVRIPALRVSDTGDALDPVEEMPDLDPGRINPMQKVLIGMRGSYGGVLMFGLLTGIFGMALINPLSVGAGLLLGRKAYREDREARLKRRQGEAKALVRRQIDDVTFQVGKQLKDRLRLVQRSIRDHFTEIAEEHHRSLSESVSVAQKAATTFTLQKDVRIREIKAELKKVDALHAAAAAVAAEVAASRPLAPAAAG; this is encoded by the coding sequence ATGACAGCAGGACAGCTGATCAAGCTGGTGGAGCATGGCCTCCAGTTGGCCCAGACGGCAGACCGCGCCGATCTCCGCAAGCGCCTCGAGCAGGCCGCGGGACGGCTGCGGGACCCGAGTGTCCGCGTCATCGTGGTGGGGGAGTTCAAGCAGGGAAAGAGCAAGCTGATCAACGCCCTGGTGAACGCGCCGGTCTGCCCGGTGGACGACGACATTGCCACCTCGGTGCCCACGGTGGTCCGCCACGGCGAACCGGCGTCGGCAGCCATCCTTGTTCCGAAGGCAGATTCTGACGGCGGCGAGGAGGGAAGCGTCGAACGCCAGCCGATCCCCATCGAGGACATCGCCGCGTACGTTTCAGAGCAGGGCAATCCCGGCAACAGCAAGAAACTGGTGGCCGCCGAAGTGTACCTGCCGCGGAAGATCCTCACCGGGGGGCTGACGGTCATCGACTCCCCGGGCGTGGGCGGCATGGGTTCCTCACACACCCTGACCACCCTCACCGCACTCCCGACGGCCGATGCCATGCTGCTGGTATCCGACGCCTCGCAGGAATACACCGAACCAGAGCTGCGCTTCCTGCGCCAGGCAATGAGGATTACCCCCAGTGTGGTGGGCGTCCTGTCCAAGACGGACCTCTACCCGGACTGGCGGCGCGTGGCGGACATGGACCGGTCCCGCCTGGACACCGTTGCCCCGGACATCCCGCTCTTCCCCGTGTCCTCGGACCTGCGGCTCGAGGCCAGCCGGCTGCAGGACGCCGAGCTGAACAGCGAGTCCGGATTCCCGGCTCTGGTGCGCCACCTGCGAAGCGAAATCGTGGGCAAATCGGAACGGCTTCAGCGCCGGCACGTCAGCCAGGACCTGCTCTCCGTCACCGAAAACCTGCGGCTGTCCCTGCAGTCCGAACTGGACGCCCTCGAGAATCCAGCAGGAACGCCCCAAATGATCGCAGGCCTGGAGTTGGCCAAGACCGAAGCCGACGATCTCCGGAAGCGTTCGGCCCGCTGGCAGATCACACTCAGCGACGGCATCAGCGACCTCATCGCGGACATGGAATATGATCTCCGCGACAGGCTCCGCCGGATCCAGCGGGAAGCCGAGACTGCCATTGACCAGGGCGATCCCGGGCCCACGTGGAACGAATTTTCCAAGTGGCTGGAGGAATGCTCCGCCGCAGCCATTTCGGACACCTTCGTGTGGACCAGCGAGCGGGCACACTGGCTGGCCTCCCAGGTGGCCGAACACTTTGCCGCCGACGAAGTGAGGATCCCGGCCCTGAGGGTTTCGGACACCGGCGACGCCCTGGACCCCGTGGAGGAGATGCCGGACCTCGATCCCGGCCGCATCAACCCCATGCAGAAAGTCCTGATCGGCATGCGAGGCTCCTACGGCGGTGTGCTGATGTTTGGCCTGCTGACCGGAATCTTCGGCATGGCACTGATCAACCCGTTGTCCGTGGGCGCGGGCCTGCTGCTGGGACGGAAAGCCTACCGGGAGGACCGGGAAGCCCGGCTCAAGCGGCGGCAGGGGGAGGCCAAGGCCCTGGTCCGGCGCCAGATTGACGACGTGACATTCCAGGTGGGCAAGCAGCTCAAGGACCGCCTGCGGCTTGTACAGCGGTCCATCCGGGACCACTTCACCGAGATTGCGGAGGAGCACCACCGGTCGCTGTCCGAGTCCGTGTCCGTGGCCCAGAAGGCAGCAACCACGTTCACCCTGCAAAAGGACGTGCGCATCAGGGAGATCAAGGCCGAGCTCAAGAAGGTGGACGCCCTGCACGCGGCAGCGGCGGCGGTGGCGGCTGAGGTGGCCGCTTCCCGGCCCCTGGCGCCGGCGGCGGCCGGATGA
- a CDS encoding IniB N-terminal domain-containing protein produces MTLANDLVQFLMSLFGDRQAAQEFLDDPERVLEDHGLGGVCSADVDAAMPVVLDYAPITVNASRFDREYSTGGNSADTGHNGGGGGAVTPPPAGGGNGGHHDHDHDDHGHAIQQLHHIVNNYSYTSTVDDRDNIVDQSVNQNIWADGDVKQWFDNDSVIASGDRSIAAGDDADVDDSNNIEDSYNDNSDNSTDNSTDNSIRAGGDVNIGNEETDIDDSFNTDVDLDVDDSFNDNSDNSDNSDNSTNGSYNDNSDNSDNSDNSDNSVNTDIDLDNVGNTTTTDNSDNSINTDVDIEDSFQDNSDNSTNTDIDVDLDNVANTTDNSDNSSSTTDNSDNSINTDVEIEDSFQDNSVEVEDSFQDNSLQVEDSFQDNSEINTDIEVEDNTVIL; encoded by the coding sequence ATGACACTCGCAAATGATCTCGTCCAGTTCCTGATGAGCCTCTTCGGCGACCGCCAGGCGGCCCAGGAATTCCTGGATGATCCGGAGCGCGTCCTGGAAGACCACGGCCTGGGCGGCGTGTGCTCCGCCGACGTGGATGCCGCAATGCCCGTAGTGCTGGACTACGCCCCCATCACGGTCAACGCTTCCCGCTTCGACCGCGAGTACAGCACCGGCGGCAACAGCGCAGATACCGGCCACAACGGCGGTGGCGGCGGCGCAGTGACCCCGCCTCCGGCTGGCGGCGGTAACGGCGGACACCACGACCACGACCACGATGACCACGGGCACGCGATCCAGCAGCTGCACCACATCGTGAACAACTACTCCTACACCTCCACGGTGGATGACCGGGACAACATTGTTGACCAGTCCGTGAACCAGAACATCTGGGCCGACGGCGACGTCAAGCAGTGGTTCGACAATGACTCCGTGATCGCCTCCGGTGACCGCTCCATCGCTGCCGGCGACGACGCCGACGTCGATGACTCCAACAACATCGAAGACTCCTACAACGACAACTCGGACAACTCGACGGATAACTCCACCGACAACTCCATCCGCGCCGGCGGCGACGTCAACATCGGCAACGAAGAGACGGACATCGACGACTCCTTCAACACCGACGTGGACCTCGACGTGGACGATTCGTTCAACGACAACTCCGACAACTCGGATAATTCCGACAACTCCACCAACGGGTCGTACAACGACAACTCGGACAACTCCGACAATTCGGACAATTCCGACAACTCGGTCAACACCGACATCGACCTGGACAACGTGGGAAACACCACCACCACGGACAATTCGGACAACTCGATCAACACGGACGTGGACATCGAGGACTCCTTCCAGGACAACTCGGACAACTCCACCAACACGGATATCGACGTCGACCTGGACAACGTCGCCAACACCACGGACAACTCCGACAACTCGAGCAGCACCACCGATAACTCGGACAACTCCATCAACACCGACGTCGAAATCGAGGATTCCTTCCAGGACAACTCGGTGGAGGTTGAGGATTCCTTCCAGGACAACTCGCTGCAGGTGGAGGACTCCTTCCAGGACAACTCCGAGATCAACACCGACATCGAGGTAGAGGACAACACCGTGATCCTCTAG
- a CDS encoding LuxR C-terminal-related transcriptional regulator, protein MASFQPRPQDAAELLDSRLNHTGMNHSEPRPHAAEATALQLKGEIAAVRELLLALSVGFVLPGPLPADLERRIDAGEVESLDVLIGKAEQAGLLTDGTVVGPARNALLTAAPTSKVHALQRELVSSYAADGQPMGDFARELARGGLADQRVAAELEHTADKSLEHDPALACSLYEEALLAGADETGTAARRAQAAAANGDLDSATRIIDTLLVSVDPPDVRRGVDVAAAVWAHRGMLARSADAYGWLGASRLGSSAPLAAVAMVGCGNRAGADALFRADAPPESPTLLAAALAGTGKGILESLAEDPQQALPILIHASDMLNAAGSALPLPETPAALAALLALHSGEPYLAETVCRAAAAAGQGGNAAKPRLFLLQAWSAMQQDKLEDARLSINEASKANHWPLVPRDEFLRAALEVGLARRNGEIAELVLAWERAREAMLHISVDLYSLLPWGELVITAARLRETRRIAHYFDEANQLLERLGSPPLWAVPFHWAAVQAALLSENPAALAPHATALARAAKNNHLAAVLAGAGKAWVSILAGAFQPADVEAAARGLGRMGMPWEGARLAGHAAARAGERKDMVRLLSCARDLHPQGNATGNGSSETGEPRAAATAETGNGMHPDGSGLSEREKEVARLVLEGKTYREIGEAIYISPRTAEHHIARMRRRLGAENRSDLLARLRLALAAENPPQE, encoded by the coding sequence ATGGCCAGCTTCCAGCCGCGGCCCCAGGATGCGGCAGAACTCCTGGACTCCCGGCTCAACCACACAGGAATGAACCACAGCGAACCCCGGCCCCACGCTGCCGAGGCCACGGCCCTGCAGCTCAAAGGTGAGATTGCCGCTGTCCGGGAACTGCTCCTTGCCTTGTCAGTGGGGTTCGTCCTTCCCGGGCCGCTGCCTGCGGACCTGGAGCGCAGGATCGACGCCGGCGAGGTGGAAAGCCTCGACGTGCTCATTGGCAAGGCGGAGCAGGCAGGATTGCTGACTGACGGAACAGTCGTGGGGCCCGCCCGCAACGCGCTGCTGACGGCCGCACCAACGTCCAAGGTCCATGCACTTCAACGTGAGCTGGTGTCCTCCTATGCCGCGGACGGCCAACCGATGGGCGACTTCGCCCGGGAGCTTGCCCGCGGCGGACTGGCGGACCAGCGCGTGGCCGCGGAACTTGAACATACAGCGGACAAGTCGCTGGAACACGATCCGGCCCTGGCGTGCAGCCTCTACGAAGAAGCCCTGCTGGCCGGTGCGGACGAAACCGGCACCGCCGCGCGCCGCGCCCAGGCAGCCGCCGCCAACGGCGACCTGGACTCAGCCACACGGATCATCGACACCCTACTGGTGAGCGTCGACCCACCTGACGTACGCCGTGGGGTGGACGTGGCCGCAGCGGTCTGGGCGCACCGGGGAATGCTGGCGCGGAGTGCCGACGCCTACGGCTGGCTGGGTGCTTCCCGGCTGGGGTCCTCGGCGCCGCTCGCCGCCGTCGCGATGGTCGGCTGCGGCAACCGTGCCGGCGCGGACGCCCTGTTCCGCGCCGATGCCCCACCGGAATCGCCCACGCTGCTGGCGGCCGCGCTGGCCGGAACGGGCAAGGGGATCCTGGAATCCCTCGCCGAGGATCCGCAGCAGGCCCTTCCCATCCTGATCCACGCCTCAGACATGCTGAACGCGGCCGGCTCAGCGCTGCCGCTTCCGGAGACTCCTGCCGCCCTCGCGGCACTCTTGGCGCTCCACAGCGGGGAACCCTACCTTGCAGAAACTGTGTGCCGGGCAGCCGCCGCTGCCGGCCAGGGCGGTAACGCGGCCAAGCCAAGGCTTTTCCTGCTCCAGGCGTGGTCCGCCATGCAGCAGGACAAACTCGAGGACGCACGGCTCTCCATCAATGAAGCGTCCAAGGCCAACCATTGGCCCCTCGTTCCGCGCGACGAGTTCCTGCGCGCCGCGCTGGAAGTGGGATTGGCCAGGCGCAACGGTGAAATCGCCGAGCTGGTGCTGGCCTGGGAACGCGCCCGCGAGGCCATGCTGCACATCTCGGTTGACCTCTACAGCCTGCTCCCGTGGGGCGAACTGGTGATCACCGCTGCCCGGCTCCGGGAGACCAGGCGGATCGCCCACTACTTCGACGAAGCAAACCAGTTGCTCGAACGGCTGGGAAGCCCGCCGCTGTGGGCCGTGCCGTTCCATTGGGCCGCGGTGCAGGCTGCGCTCCTCAGCGAAAACCCCGCCGCGCTGGCCCCACATGCCACAGCCCTGGCCCGGGCTGCCAAGAACAACCACCTTGCCGCCGTCCTGGCCGGCGCCGGCAAGGCCTGGGTTTCCATCCTTGCCGGCGCTTTCCAGCCCGCCGACGTGGAAGCGGCAGCTCGGGGACTGGGCCGGATGGGCATGCCCTGGGAGGGCGCCCGGCTCGCCGGGCACGCAGCCGCGCGCGCCGGGGAACGTAAGGACATGGTGCGCCTGCTGTCCTGTGCCAGGGACCTCCACCCGCAAGGGAACGCAACCGGCAACGGGAGCTCCGAAACGGGGGAACCGCGGGCAGCGGCAACGGCGGAAACCGGCAACGGCATGCACCCGGACGGCTCGGGCCTGAGCGAGCGGGAAAAAGAGGTGGCACGGCTGGTCCTCGAGGGGAAGACCTACCGCGAGATCGGCGAAGCGATCTACATATCTCCGCGTACCGCCGAACACCACATTGCCCGGATGCGGCGCCGGCTGGGGGCGGAGAACCGGTCCGACCTCCTGGCCCGGCTGCGGCTCGCCCTGGCGGCCGAAAATCCCCCGCAGGAGTAA